From one Notolabrus celidotus isolate fNotCel1 chromosome 2, fNotCel1.pri, whole genome shotgun sequence genomic stretch:
- the mcoln2 gene encoding mucolipin-2 isoform X4: protein MRTTTVLQSTHSMTSTTVCFMSLISQLGRLTVGPISYAEDDDGKLLPLTICKEHYKRGTVEPSDEAFDIDAQLETVCMSHDPKTANQWKTQNSSFFDLDFYRLVDIKLTFQLKGINLQTVRSRELPDCYSFYVTITFDNQCHSGKVKIFLDTDSQSSACRDWKISGTAQKNTHYLLVFDGFVILVCLTSAVLCTRSIVLAVRLLQRFSRFLHENYNRKVCEDDQGEFLNGWYVLVIVSDLLAIVGSILKMEIQAKSLTSYDVCSIFLGTSTLVVWVCVIRYLGYFQKYNVLILTMKAAFPKVLRFCCCAGMIYLGYTFCGWIVLGPYHEKFEGLSRVAECLFSLLNGDDMFTTFAQLKDKNTLVWLFSRAYLYSFISLFIYMVLSLFIALITDAYETIKSYQKEGFPLTDLHKFLREQNNLTVPEESSQTDVKLRYPVFCCCQRAPENDDVILIS from the exons ATGAGGACGACTACTGTGTTGCAGTCTACACACAGCATGACGTCTACGACAGTCTGTTTTATGTCCTTGATCAG CCAGTTGGGTCGCCTTACTGTGGGACCCATAAGTTATGCTGAAGATGACGATGGCAAGCTGCTTCCTTTGACCATTTGTAAGGAGCACTACAAGAGAGGCACCGTGGAGCCCTCAGATGAAGCCTTTGACATAGACGCTCAACTGGAAACAG TTTGCATGTCCCATGATCCAAAGACTGCAAACCAATGGAAAACCCAGAATTCATCCTTTTTTGATCTGGATTTTTACAG GCTTGTTGACATTAAATTAACCTTCCAGCTGAAAGGAATCAACCTTCAGACGGTGCGTTCTCGAGAGTTACCCGACTGCTACTCCTTCTACGTTACG ATAACATTTGATAACCAGTGTCACAGTGGAAAGGTGAAGATCTTCTTGGACACTGACTCTCAGAGCAGTGCATGTCGAGACTGGAAGATATCTGGGACAG CTCAGAAGAACACACACTATCTTCTGGTGTTTGATGGCTTCGTCATCCTCGTATGCCTGACATCGGCTGTGCTCTGCACCCGCTCCATCGTGCTGGCTGTCAGGTTACTCCAG agATTTTCCAGATTCCTGCATGAGAACTACAATCGTAAAGTCTGTGAAGACGACCAGGGCGAGTTTCTAAATGGCTGGTATGTGCTGGTCATTGTCAGCGATCTCTTGGCCATAGTTGGATCCATACTGAAAATGGAAATACAAGCAAAG AGTCTGACCAGTTATGACGTGTGCAGTATCTTCTTGGGAACGTCGACATTAGTGGTGTGGGTCTGTGTGATCAGATACTTGGGATACTTCCAGAAATACAAT GTGTTAATTCTAACCATGAAAGCAGCCTTCCCCAAAGTCCTTCGTTTCTGCTGCTGTGCCGGCATGATCTACCTTGGCTACACCTTCTGTGGCTGGATCGTACTAGGACCTTACCATGAGAAG TTTGAGGGGCTGAGTCGTGTAGCGGAGTGCCTGTTCTCTCTGCTGAACGGTGACGACATGTTCACCACCTTTGCCCAGCTGAAGGACAAAAACACTCTGGTGTGGCTCTTCAGCAGGGCTTACCTCTACTCCTTCATCTCGCTGTTCATCTACATGGTGCTGTCGCTGTTCATCGCCCTCATCACTGATGCCTACGAGACCATTAAG AGCTATCAGAAGGAAGGATTCCCTTTGACAGACCTACATAAGTTCCTCAGGGAGCAGAATAACTTAACTGTTCCAGAGGAGAGCAGCCAGACAGACGTCAAACTCCGATACCCCGTGTTCTGCTGCTGCCAAAG
- the mcoln2 gene encoding mucolipin-2 isoform X3 has product MSPCEKYRARQHLPWKLGVQILKIVMITTQLILFGLNNQLVVSYKEENTMALKNLFLKDYSGVDEDDYCVAVYTQHDVYDSLFYVLDQYSQLGRLTVGPISYAEDDDGKLLPLTICKEHYKRGTVEPSDEAFDIDAQLETVCMSHDPKTANQWKTQNSSFFDLDFYRLVDIKLTFQLKGINLQTVRSRELPDCYSFYVTITFDNQCHSGKVKIFLDTDSQSSACRDWKISGTAQKNTHYLLVFDGFVILVCLTSAVLCTRSIVLAVRLLQRFSRFLHENYNRKVCEDDQGEFLNGWYVLVIVSDLLAIVGSILKMEIQAKSLTSYDVCSIFLGTSTLVVWVCVIRYLGYFQKYNVLILTMKAAFPKVLRFCCCAGMIYLGYTFCGWIVLGPYHEKFEGLSRVAECLFSLLNGDDMFTTFAQLKDKNTLVWLFSRAYLYSFISLFIYMVLSLFIALITDAYETIKSYQKEGFPLTDLHKFLREQNNLTVPEESSQTDVKLRYPVFCCCQRAPENDDVILIS; this is encoded by the exons ATGAGCCCATGTGAGAAGTACAGGGCACGACAACATTTACCCTGGAAGCTTGGGGTGCAGATACTGAAAATTGTGATGATCACCACGCAA CTCATTCTGTTTGGCCTCAACAACCAGCTAGTGGTGTCCTACAAAGAGGAGAACACAATGGCTCTGAAAAACCTTTTCTTAAAGGACTACAGCGGAGTGGATGAGGACGACTACTGTGTTGCAGTCTACACACAGCATGACGTCTACGACAGTCTGTTTTATGTCCTTGATCAG TACAGCCAGTTGGGTCGCCTTACTGTGGGACCCATAAGTTATGCTGAAGATGACGATGGCAAGCTGCTTCCTTTGACCATTTGTAAGGAGCACTACAAGAGAGGCACCGTGGAGCCCTCAGATGAAGCCTTTGACATAGACGCTCAACTGGAAACAG TTTGCATGTCCCATGATCCAAAGACTGCAAACCAATGGAAAACCCAGAATTCATCCTTTTTTGATCTGGATTTTTACAG GCTTGTTGACATTAAATTAACCTTCCAGCTGAAAGGAATCAACCTTCAGACGGTGCGTTCTCGAGAGTTACCCGACTGCTACTCCTTCTACGTTACG ATAACATTTGATAACCAGTGTCACAGTGGAAAGGTGAAGATCTTCTTGGACACTGACTCTCAGAGCAGTGCATGTCGAGACTGGAAGATATCTGGGACAG CTCAGAAGAACACACACTATCTTCTGGTGTTTGATGGCTTCGTCATCCTCGTATGCCTGACATCGGCTGTGCTCTGCACCCGCTCCATCGTGCTGGCTGTCAGGTTACTCCAG agATTTTCCAGATTCCTGCATGAGAACTACAATCGTAAAGTCTGTGAAGACGACCAGGGCGAGTTTCTAAATGGCTGGTATGTGCTGGTCATTGTCAGCGATCTCTTGGCCATAGTTGGATCCATACTGAAAATGGAAATACAAGCAAAG AGTCTGACCAGTTATGACGTGTGCAGTATCTTCTTGGGAACGTCGACATTAGTGGTGTGGGTCTGTGTGATCAGATACTTGGGATACTTCCAGAAATACAAT GTGTTAATTCTAACCATGAAAGCAGCCTTCCCCAAAGTCCTTCGTTTCTGCTGCTGTGCCGGCATGATCTACCTTGGCTACACCTTCTGTGGCTGGATCGTACTAGGACCTTACCATGAGAAG TTTGAGGGGCTGAGTCGTGTAGCGGAGTGCCTGTTCTCTCTGCTGAACGGTGACGACATGTTCACCACCTTTGCCCAGCTGAAGGACAAAAACACTCTGGTGTGGCTCTTCAGCAGGGCTTACCTCTACTCCTTCATCTCGCTGTTCATCTACATGGTGCTGTCGCTGTTCATCGCCCTCATCACTGATGCCTACGAGACCATTAAG AGCTATCAGAAGGAAGGATTCCCTTTGACAGACCTACATAAGTTCCTCAGGGAGCAGAATAACTTAACTGTTCCAGAGGAGAGCAGCCAGACAGACGTCAAACTCCGATACCCCGTGTTCTGCTGCTGCCAAAG
- the mcoln2 gene encoding mucolipin-2 isoform X2, with translation MELLNRYLDRSNSVSSVLTQEIIKEETLRDDLKFYFMSPCEKYRARQHLPWKLGVQILKIVMITTQLILFGLNNQLVVSYKEENTMALKNLFLKDYSGVDEDDYCVAVYTQHDVYDSLFYVLDQYSQLGRLTVGPISYAEDDDGKLLPLTICKEHYKRGTVEPSDEAFDIDAQLETVCMSHDPKTANQWKTQNSSFFDLDFYRLVDIKLTFQLKGINLQTVRSRELPDCYSFYVTITFDNQCHSGKVKIFLDTDSQSSACRDWKISGTAQKNTHYLLVFDGFVILVCLTSAVLCTRSIVLAVRLLQRFSRFLHENYNRKVCEDDQGEFLNGWYVLVIVSDLLAIVGSILKMEIQAKVLILTMKAAFPKVLRFCCCAGMIYLGYTFCGWIVLGPYHEKFEGLSRVAECLFSLLNGDDMFTTFAQLKDKNTLVWLFSRAYLYSFISLFIYMVLSLFIALITDAYETIKSYQKEGFPLTDLHKFLREQNNLTVPEESSQTDVKLRYPVFCCCQRAPENDDVILIS, from the exons atggaattattgaatcgATACCTGGATAGGAGTAATTCAGTCAG CTCTGTCTTAACCCAAGAGATTATCAAGGAGGAGACCCTGAGAGATGACCTGAAGTTTTACTTCATGAGCCCATGTGAGAAGTACAGGGCACGACAACATTTACCCTGGAAGCTTGGGGTGCAGATACTGAAAATTGTGATGATCACCACGCAA CTCATTCTGTTTGGCCTCAACAACCAGCTAGTGGTGTCCTACAAAGAGGAGAACACAATGGCTCTGAAAAACCTTTTCTTAAAGGACTACAGCGGAGTGGATGAGGACGACTACTGTGTTGCAGTCTACACACAGCATGACGTCTACGACAGTCTGTTTTATGTCCTTGATCAG TACAGCCAGTTGGGTCGCCTTACTGTGGGACCCATAAGTTATGCTGAAGATGACGATGGCAAGCTGCTTCCTTTGACCATTTGTAAGGAGCACTACAAGAGAGGCACCGTGGAGCCCTCAGATGAAGCCTTTGACATAGACGCTCAACTGGAAACAG TTTGCATGTCCCATGATCCAAAGACTGCAAACCAATGGAAAACCCAGAATTCATCCTTTTTTGATCTGGATTTTTACAG GCTTGTTGACATTAAATTAACCTTCCAGCTGAAAGGAATCAACCTTCAGACGGTGCGTTCTCGAGAGTTACCCGACTGCTACTCCTTCTACGTTACG ATAACATTTGATAACCAGTGTCACAGTGGAAAGGTGAAGATCTTCTTGGACACTGACTCTCAGAGCAGTGCATGTCGAGACTGGAAGATATCTGGGACAG CTCAGAAGAACACACACTATCTTCTGGTGTTTGATGGCTTCGTCATCCTCGTATGCCTGACATCGGCTGTGCTCTGCACCCGCTCCATCGTGCTGGCTGTCAGGTTACTCCAG agATTTTCCAGATTCCTGCATGAGAACTACAATCGTAAAGTCTGTGAAGACGACCAGGGCGAGTTTCTAAATGGCTGGTATGTGCTGGTCATTGTCAGCGATCTCTTGGCCATAGTTGGATCCATACTGAAAATGGAAATACAAGCAAAG GTGTTAATTCTAACCATGAAAGCAGCCTTCCCCAAAGTCCTTCGTTTCTGCTGCTGTGCCGGCATGATCTACCTTGGCTACACCTTCTGTGGCTGGATCGTACTAGGACCTTACCATGAGAAG TTTGAGGGGCTGAGTCGTGTAGCGGAGTGCCTGTTCTCTCTGCTGAACGGTGACGACATGTTCACCACCTTTGCCCAGCTGAAGGACAAAAACACTCTGGTGTGGCTCTTCAGCAGGGCTTACCTCTACTCCTTCATCTCGCTGTTCATCTACATGGTGCTGTCGCTGTTCATCGCCCTCATCACTGATGCCTACGAGACCATTAAG AGCTATCAGAAGGAAGGATTCCCTTTGACAGACCTACATAAGTTCCTCAGGGAGCAGAATAACTTAACTGTTCCAGAGGAGAGCAGCCAGACAGACGTCAAACTCCGATACCCCGTGTTCTGCTGCTGCCAAAG
- the mcoln2 gene encoding mucolipin-2 isoform X1, whose translation MELLNRYLDRSNSVSSVLTQEIIKEETLRDDLKFYFMSPCEKYRARQHLPWKLGVQILKIVMITTQLILFGLNNQLVVSYKEENTMALKNLFLKDYSGVDEDDYCVAVYTQHDVYDSLFYVLDQYSQLGRLTVGPISYAEDDDGKLLPLTICKEHYKRGTVEPSDEAFDIDAQLETVCMSHDPKTANQWKTQNSSFFDLDFYRLVDIKLTFQLKGINLQTVRSRELPDCYSFYVTITFDNQCHSGKVKIFLDTDSQSSACRDWKISGTAQKNTHYLLVFDGFVILVCLTSAVLCTRSIVLAVRLLQRFSRFLHENYNRKVCEDDQGEFLNGWYVLVIVSDLLAIVGSILKMEIQAKSLTSYDVCSIFLGTSTLVVWVCVIRYLGYFQKYNVLILTMKAAFPKVLRFCCCAGMIYLGYTFCGWIVLGPYHEKFEGLSRVAECLFSLLNGDDMFTTFAQLKDKNTLVWLFSRAYLYSFISLFIYMVLSLFIALITDAYETIKSYQKEGFPLTDLHKFLREQNNLTVPEESSQTDVKLRYPVFCCCQRAPENDDVILIS comes from the exons atggaattattgaatcgATACCTGGATAGGAGTAATTCAGTCAG CTCTGTCTTAACCCAAGAGATTATCAAGGAGGAGACCCTGAGAGATGACCTGAAGTTTTACTTCATGAGCCCATGTGAGAAGTACAGGGCACGACAACATTTACCCTGGAAGCTTGGGGTGCAGATACTGAAAATTGTGATGATCACCACGCAA CTCATTCTGTTTGGCCTCAACAACCAGCTAGTGGTGTCCTACAAAGAGGAGAACACAATGGCTCTGAAAAACCTTTTCTTAAAGGACTACAGCGGAGTGGATGAGGACGACTACTGTGTTGCAGTCTACACACAGCATGACGTCTACGACAGTCTGTTTTATGTCCTTGATCAG TACAGCCAGTTGGGTCGCCTTACTGTGGGACCCATAAGTTATGCTGAAGATGACGATGGCAAGCTGCTTCCTTTGACCATTTGTAAGGAGCACTACAAGAGAGGCACCGTGGAGCCCTCAGATGAAGCCTTTGACATAGACGCTCAACTGGAAACAG TTTGCATGTCCCATGATCCAAAGACTGCAAACCAATGGAAAACCCAGAATTCATCCTTTTTTGATCTGGATTTTTACAG GCTTGTTGACATTAAATTAACCTTCCAGCTGAAAGGAATCAACCTTCAGACGGTGCGTTCTCGAGAGTTACCCGACTGCTACTCCTTCTACGTTACG ATAACATTTGATAACCAGTGTCACAGTGGAAAGGTGAAGATCTTCTTGGACACTGACTCTCAGAGCAGTGCATGTCGAGACTGGAAGATATCTGGGACAG CTCAGAAGAACACACACTATCTTCTGGTGTTTGATGGCTTCGTCATCCTCGTATGCCTGACATCGGCTGTGCTCTGCACCCGCTCCATCGTGCTGGCTGTCAGGTTACTCCAG agATTTTCCAGATTCCTGCATGAGAACTACAATCGTAAAGTCTGTGAAGACGACCAGGGCGAGTTTCTAAATGGCTGGTATGTGCTGGTCATTGTCAGCGATCTCTTGGCCATAGTTGGATCCATACTGAAAATGGAAATACAAGCAAAG AGTCTGACCAGTTATGACGTGTGCAGTATCTTCTTGGGAACGTCGACATTAGTGGTGTGGGTCTGTGTGATCAGATACTTGGGATACTTCCAGAAATACAAT GTGTTAATTCTAACCATGAAAGCAGCCTTCCCCAAAGTCCTTCGTTTCTGCTGCTGTGCCGGCATGATCTACCTTGGCTACACCTTCTGTGGCTGGATCGTACTAGGACCTTACCATGAGAAG TTTGAGGGGCTGAGTCGTGTAGCGGAGTGCCTGTTCTCTCTGCTGAACGGTGACGACATGTTCACCACCTTTGCCCAGCTGAAGGACAAAAACACTCTGGTGTGGCTCTTCAGCAGGGCTTACCTCTACTCCTTCATCTCGCTGTTCATCTACATGGTGCTGTCGCTGTTCATCGCCCTCATCACTGATGCCTACGAGACCATTAAG AGCTATCAGAAGGAAGGATTCCCTTTGACAGACCTACATAAGTTCCTCAGGGAGCAGAATAACTTAACTGTTCCAGAGGAGAGCAGCCAGACAGACGTCAAACTCCGATACCCCGTGTTCTGCTGCTGCCAAAG